A single genomic interval of uncultured Pseudodesulfovibrio sp. harbors:
- a CDS encoding penicillin-binding transpeptidase domain-containing protein gives MAKGSQGRKDHSKVKIGLVMVLFSLALAGLWVRAGWVQLHDGTALLTQASKQSLAAEFEYGERGRIFDRNGQMLATSVEAKSVYACPYEIKNADVAADTLSRALKVSRSKLYRRLASKKKFVWIKRQVTDREALAVTGADLPGVRLVSEFSRIYPNGHLAGQTLGFVNIDGRGLEGIERIYDERMKPGKAQFVVQRDAKGARLYLDAQGREMDINGLDVRLTIDTHIQHAAEQALAKSIAKYEARAGIVLVVDVDSGDILAMANQPFFNPNAVKRSNAGQRRLRALTDVYEPGSTMKPFLFAAALEEEVIEPDTLIDCENGRWRVARKTIRDTHPAKWLPAHKVMRYSSNIGCAKIGMDLGSGVYYDYLTKLGFGEKTRIGLPGESGGILMPPGKWTSVDLAAISFGQGIGTTALQMAKAFLCLANGGVTKELNLVQLPETERKNASVQVFSQKTADTVLSMMKDVVHEDGTGRSARIKGITMAGKTGTAQKAAKGGYGKEYMSSFVALVPAEDPELLVITMIDEPQKANYGSMVAAPVCREITVRTLAYYGKLSETLDTVVAENISVDELAEAPLAGALSAPAAASVSAKVPNVKGLPVRRVLEMLTKKGIVPVLKGQGMTVKGQKPDPGQPWPEDDTKEGTDDVFVLWLS, from the coding sequence ATGGCAAAAGGAAGCCAGGGGCGCAAAGATCACAGCAAGGTGAAGATAGGACTGGTCATGGTCCTGTTTTCTCTTGCGCTTGCCGGTCTTTGGGTCCGGGCAGGGTGGGTGCAGTTGCATGACGGCACCGCTCTACTCACACAGGCATCGAAGCAGAGTCTCGCAGCCGAGTTCGAATACGGCGAGCGGGGCCGAATCTTCGACCGCAACGGACAGATGCTTGCCACGAGCGTGGAAGCGAAGTCCGTGTATGCGTGTCCGTATGAGATCAAGAATGCGGACGTCGCTGCCGATACTTTGTCACGCGCCCTGAAAGTTTCCCGCTCCAAGCTTTACAGACGGCTTGCTTCGAAGAAAAAATTTGTCTGGATCAAGCGGCAGGTCACGGATCGTGAGGCTCTGGCCGTAACCGGTGCCGACCTTCCGGGTGTGCGGCTTGTCAGTGAATTTTCCCGTATCTATCCCAACGGTCATCTTGCCGGCCAGACCCTCGGCTTTGTCAACATCGACGGGCGGGGGCTTGAGGGCATTGAACGCATCTATGACGAGCGCATGAAACCGGGCAAGGCCCAGTTCGTGGTGCAGCGCGACGCCAAGGGAGCGCGCCTGTATCTGGATGCACAGGGCCGGGAGATGGATATCAACGGTCTTGATGTCCGCCTGACCATCGATACGCACATTCAGCATGCAGCCGAGCAGGCGCTTGCCAAGTCCATCGCAAAATATGAGGCCCGCGCAGGCATCGTGCTCGTGGTGGACGTGGATTCCGGCGATATCCTCGCCATGGCGAACCAGCCGTTTTTCAATCCCAACGCAGTCAAGCGATCGAACGCCGGTCAGCGACGCCTCCGTGCGCTCACCGACGTGTATGAACCCGGTTCCACCATGAAGCCGTTCCTGTTCGCTGCCGCGCTTGAAGAAGAAGTCATCGAGCCGGATACGCTCATTGATTGCGAAAACGGCAGGTGGCGGGTGGCTCGAAAGACCATCCGGGACACCCATCCCGCGAAGTGGCTGCCGGCACACAAAGTCATGCGGTACTCGTCCAACATCGGTTGTGCAAAAATCGGCATGGATTTGGGGTCCGGCGTTTATTACGATTACTTGACCAAACTCGGTTTCGGTGAAAAAACCCGCATCGGGCTGCCGGGTGAATCCGGCGGCATCCTCATGCCCCCCGGCAAGTGGACCAGTGTCGATCTGGCTGCCATCAGTTTCGGGCAGGGCATAGGCACCACTGCGCTCCAGATGGCGAAGGCGTTTCTGTGCCTTGCCAACGGCGGCGTCACCAAGGAACTGAATCTGGTCCAGCTCCCGGAAACAGAGCGAAAGAACGCATCCGTGCAGGTCTTCAGCCAGAAGACTGCGGATACCGTGTTGTCCATGATGAAGGACGTGGTCCATGAGGACGGCACCGGGCGCAGTGCCCGTATCAAGGGCATCACCATGGCGGGCAAGACCGGGACCGCCCAGAAAGCTGCCAAGGGCGGCTACGGCAAGGAATATATGTCCTCGTTTGTTGCCCTTGTTCCGGCGGAAGACCCGGAGCTGCTCGTCATCACCATGATCGACGAGCCGCAGAAGGCCAATTACGGCTCCATGGTGGCGGCACCCGTCTGCCGCGAAATCACGGTCCGCACGCTTGCCTATTACGGGAAGCTGTCCGAGACCCTCGATACCGTGGTGGCGGAGAATATTTCGGTGGACGAACTGGCCGAGGCTCCGCTTGCCGGAGCGCTGTCAGCACCGGCTGCGGCTTCCGTGAGTGCGAAGGTGCCGAACGTCAAGGGCCTGCCTGTGCGGCGTGTGCTTGAGATGCTGACGAAAAAGGGAATAGTCCCGGTCCTCAAAGGACAGGGAATGACTGTCAAAGGCCAGAAGCCCGATCCCGGGCAACCGTGGCCTGAAGACGATACCAAGGAGGGAACGGATGATGTTTTTGTTCTCTGGCTCTCCTAG
- a CDS encoding UDP-N-acetylmuramoyl-L-alanyl-D-glutamate--2,6-diaminopimelate ligase, translated as MFLFSGSPSEKKAKRGVMEFSTLLKKAEKGMVVRTDSRKVQPGDCFVAMPGTAVRGIDFIPSALDNGAQYVVAPESARDLVAPVVENRAVAVYHENPAAALGELARAYFQLTDRDLKLVGITGTNGKTTTTYIIEHLLASAGLKVGVLGTVNYRWPGFEMAAPLTTPDCWMIHELLFNMKKADVDVAIMEVSSHALDQFRVAGLDFDAGVLTNVTQDHLDYHGDMENYFRAKAKLFTEYPREKKANILNYNDPYGRRILTDCEDGIGYGIGDTGIVTHEVGDKPMVQGRILSLSGKGMEIETSYKGKSWVVKSPLIGAFNAMNLLAAQAVGLQLGLNCKDMRKLESFPGVPGRLERVMNDRGLDIFVDYAHTPDALENVQHTLKELDFKRLITVFGCGGDRDRTKRPLMAQAVARYADVAVLTSDNPRSEQPLMIMDDVRPGLAKAAKVLEHPDRQTAITMAVREMQPGDALLIAGKGHEDYQILGDETIHFSDNEAALEAIKEVYA; from the coding sequence ATGTTTTTGTTCTCTGGCTCTCCTAGCGAGAAGAAGGCAAAGCGAGGCGTAATGGAATTTTCCACGCTGCTGAAAAAAGCGGAAAAGGGAATGGTGGTACGTACCGATTCCCGCAAGGTACAGCCCGGTGACTGTTTTGTCGCCATGCCGGGAACCGCGGTGCGCGGCATTGATTTCATTCCCAGCGCGCTCGACAACGGAGCGCAGTACGTGGTCGCCCCGGAGTCGGCACGCGATCTGGTCGCCCCGGTGGTCGAAAACCGTGCCGTGGCCGTGTATCACGAGAATCCGGCTGCGGCGCTCGGCGAATTGGCTCGCGCATATTTTCAACTGACCGACCGTGACCTCAAGCTTGTGGGCATCACCGGCACCAACGGCAAGACCACGACTACCTATATCATCGAACATCTGCTTGCGTCGGCAGGCCTCAAGGTGGGTGTGCTCGGCACGGTCAACTACCGCTGGCCCGGTTTTGAAATGGCAGCGCCTCTGACCACGCCCGACTGCTGGATGATTCACGAACTGCTGTTCAACATGAAGAAGGCGGACGTGGACGTGGCGATCATGGAAGTGTCCTCCCACGCGCTGGATCAGTTTCGTGTGGCCGGACTCGATTTCGACGCGGGCGTGCTGACCAACGTCACGCAGGATCATCTGGATTACCACGGTGACATGGAAAACTATTTCCGCGCCAAGGCCAAGCTGTTCACTGAGTATCCGCGTGAGAAAAAGGCGAATATTCTCAACTACAACGATCCGTATGGCCGCCGCATCCTGACCGACTGCGAAGACGGTATCGGCTACGGCATCGGCGATACCGGCATCGTCACGCACGAAGTGGGCGACAAGCCCATGGTGCAGGGGCGCATCCTGTCCCTTTCCGGCAAGGGCATGGAGATCGAGACCTCGTACAAGGGCAAGTCGTGGGTCGTGAAGTCTCCGCTGATCGGCGCGTTCAATGCCATGAACCTGCTCGCCGCGCAGGCCGTGGGATTGCAGCTCGGACTGAACTGCAAGGACATGCGTAAGCTCGAATCCTTTCCCGGCGTGCCGGGACGGCTGGAGCGCGTGATGAATGACCGCGGACTCGATATTTTCGTTGATTACGCCCACACCCCGGATGCGCTGGAAAACGTGCAGCACACTCTCAAGGAGCTTGATTTCAAACGGCTCATCACCGTGTTCGGCTGCGGCGGAGACCGCGACCGCACCAAGCGTCCGCTCATGGCGCAGGCCGTGGCCCGGTATGCCGATGTGGCCGTGCTGACCTCGGACAATCCGCGCAGTGAGCAGCCTTTGATGATCATGGACGATGTCCGGCCCGGTCTTGCCAAGGCCGCAAAGGTCCTTGAGCACCCGGACCGCCAGACAGCCATCACCATGGCCGTGCGTGAAATGCAGCCCGGTGACGCCCTGCTCATCGCGGGCAAGGGGCATGAGGATTACCAGATCCTCGGGGATGAAACCATTCACTTCTCCGACAATGAAGCGGCCCTTGAGGCCATAAAGGAAGTGTACGCGTGA
- the murF gene encoding UDP-N-acetylmuramoyl-tripeptide--D-alanyl-D-alanine ligase, whose amino-acid sequence MNLTLADVERCLSGAAEEGHQDIALSAVQTDSRTVEKGDLFVCIDGENFDGHEFAAQAVKSGASAVVASRMVGDIGAPVIMVRDTLNALGRIAACWRDTCGAKLVAVTGTAGKTTVKEMLYAVVSQKFSAAKNYRNFNNQIGLPMSMLKADCEQDVWIMELGISEKGDMEDLAPIASPDLAIITNIGPGHLAGLGNEAGVALAKTTLLRYLRQGGSAVIGRDYPLLWDAAREIVDNPIGFSTQNTDTSYVASFLGAEVDGTGRFSLRTPEGESTFTAPFCGEHYAENLACVAAAAHQLGISRDEVIAGVQSIEADSQRFCFKATGDIVVIDDTYNANPLSMARSIRTAAEMAGDRPLVLVLGDMRELGDEAVQRHEELGQLIKEISPRSVFFKGVHCDDVVCGLEGDGVVAVDGPDAFLSAWRDMKLENAVVLVKGSRSLKMEEFVGSLCRVLAASNNSAGAQGGER is encoded by the coding sequence GTGAATTTGACCCTTGCTGATGTCGAGCGCTGCCTGAGCGGCGCGGCCGAAGAGGGCCATCAGGACATCGCCCTGAGCGCGGTGCAGACCGACAGCCGTACCGTGGAAAAAGGCGACCTGTTCGTTTGCATCGACGGCGAGAATTTTGACGGGCACGAGTTCGCGGCGCAGGCCGTGAAGAGCGGTGCCTCGGCTGTTGTCGCATCCCGCATGGTCGGGGATATTGGCGCGCCGGTCATTATGGTGCGCGACACGCTGAATGCCTTGGGACGCATTGCCGCCTGCTGGCGCGATACCTGCGGTGCGAAGCTGGTGGCGGTCACCGGCACGGCGGGCAAGACCACGGTCAAGGAAATGCTCTACGCCGTGGTGTCGCAGAAATTCAGCGCGGCCAAGAATTATCGCAATTTCAACAACCAGATCGGTTTGCCCATGTCCATGCTCAAGGCGGACTGCGAGCAGGATGTCTGGATCATGGAACTCGGCATTTCCGAGAAGGGCGACATGGAAGACCTCGCGCCCATTGCCAGCCCGGACCTCGCCATCATCACCAACATCGGTCCCGGCCACCTTGCAGGGCTCGGCAACGAGGCGGGCGTGGCTCTGGCAAAGACAACCCTGCTCAGATACCTGCGACAGGGCGGCAGCGCCGTGATCGGGCGCGATTATCCGCTGCTCTGGGACGCCGCTCGCGAAATCGTGGACAATCCGATCGGATTCTCCACCCAAAATACCGACACCTCCTATGTTGCCTCGTTTCTCGGGGCCGAAGTGGACGGCACGGGTCGTTTTTCGCTTCGGACCCCCGAGGGCGAGAGCACGTTTACGGCACCGTTCTGCGGTGAGCACTATGCCGAGAATCTGGCCTGTGTGGCCGCTGCCGCACATCAGCTCGGCATCAGCCGCGATGAAGTGATTGCGGGCGTGCAGAGCATCGAAGCCGACAGCCAGCGTTTCTGCTTCAAGGCGACCGGTGACATCGTGGTCATCGACGACACCTATAACGCCAATCCGCTTTCCATGGCCCGTTCCATCAGGACGGCTGCGGAAATGGCGGGTGACCGGCCTCTGGTGCTCGTGCTCGGTGACATGCGGGAACTCGGTGACGAGGCTGTTCAGCGCCATGAGGAACTGGGGCAGCTCATCAAGGAAATTTCTCCCAGAAGCGTCTTTTTCAAGGGCGTGCATTGCGACGACGTGGTTTGCGGTCTTGAGGGCGACGGGGTGGTCGCCGTTGACGGGCCGGATGCATTCCTTTCGGCGTGGCGCGACATGAAACTGGAGAACGCAGTGGTGCTCGTCAAGGGCTCGCGTTCCCTCAAAATGGAAGAATTCGTGGGCAGCCTGTGCAGGGTGCTCGCCGCTTCGAACAATTCAGCGGGAGCTCAAGGAGGCGAACGATGA
- the mraY gene encoding phospho-N-acetylmuramoyl-pentapeptide-transferase, with product MIYNLLAPLSTDVGVFNVFRYITFRSVWALLTALIISILFGPAMIRWLQRVKCGQYIKEDGPAHQAKQGTPTMGGVMIIFAVCVSTLLWGDLSNVYVWLTLLVFAGFGAVGFADDYIKVVKKQNEGLSAKAKFLMQCAVAGAALYLLIQEPAYSTQLSVPFFKNFTPDLGWFYLPFAMIVMVGASNAVNLTDGLDGLAIGPMVVAMACFAIFIYVSGHAKMAEYLAVQNIQGIGEVTVFCGAMVGAGLGFLWFNAHPAQVFMGDVGSLSLGGALGFVAVLAKQELLLAIVGGVFVFETLSVILQVGYFKLTGGKRIFKMAPLHHHFELKGIPESKIIVRFWILSILMALMALSTLKLR from the coding sequence ATGATTTACAATCTGCTCGCACCACTCAGTACGGACGTCGGCGTCTTCAACGTTTTTCGTTATATCACCTTCCGCTCGGTCTGGGCGCTGCTGACCGCACTCATCATTTCCATCCTGTTCGGTCCGGCCATGATCCGGTGGCTCCAGCGCGTCAAGTGCGGCCAGTACATCAAGGAAGACGGTCCCGCGCATCAGGCGAAACAGGGCACTCCCACCATGGGCGGCGTCATGATTATCTTCGCGGTCTGCGTGTCCACGCTGTTGTGGGGCGACCTGTCCAACGTCTATGTCTGGCTGACGCTGCTCGTGTTCGCCGGGTTCGGCGCGGTCGGTTTTGCCGATGACTACATCAAGGTGGTCAAGAAACAGAATGAGGGACTGTCGGCCAAGGCCAAATTCCTCATGCAGTGCGCCGTGGCAGGGGCGGCCCTGTACCTGCTCATTCAGGAGCCTGCCTACTCGACGCAGTTGTCCGTGCCGTTTTTCAAGAATTTTACTCCGGACCTCGGGTGGTTCTATCTGCCGTTCGCCATGATCGTGATGGTCGGCGCGTCCAACGCGGTGAACCTGACCGACGGCCTCGACGGCCTTGCCATCGGTCCCATGGTGGTCGCCATGGCGTGCTTTGCCATCTTCATCTACGTGTCCGGTCATGCCAAGATGGCGGAATACCTCGCCGTGCAGAATATTCAGGGCATCGGTGAAGTGACGGTCTTCTGCGGAGCCATGGTCGGCGCAGGGCTGGGCTTTCTCTGGTTCAACGCACACCCCGCGCAGGTCTTTATGGGCGATGTCGGATCGCTGTCACTCGGAGGGGCGCTCGGATTCGTGGCAGTCCTTGCCAAGCAGGAACTGCTGCTCGCCATCGTGGGCGGCGTGTTCGTGTTTGAGACCCTGTCCGTCATTTTGCAGGTTGGCTACTTCAAGCTCACCGGCGGCAAGCGCATCTTCAAGATGGCACCGCTTCACCACCATTTCGAACTCAAGGGTATTCCCGAATCCAAGATCATCGTCCGGTTCTGGATTCTGTCCATTCTCATGGCGCTCATGGCGCTTTCCACTCTGAAGCTGAGGTAG
- the murD gene encoding UDP-N-acetylmuramoyl-L-alanine--D-glutamate ligase — protein MNSNVRNFIDKRTLTDKQSVVVGTGKSGLAAARLLDVLGARVRVVDRSEDVTENVLGPLKGKVELVTGPHQKEHFADADIIVFSPGVPVKKLAPVLEGIPAQKMVSELEFASWFIEAPILAITGTNGKTTTTTLVSEIFEHAGIRAFTGGNIGTPLCEYVLDVEPAEVIVLEVSSFQLQNCHSFKPHVGLFLNFAANHLDYHEDMREYLDAKLKLFSRMTGEDTALLHESLRPVIEENFGERGFTNAHVEWFDATDRFEAPNLPGEHNRSNVEAAWQAVSRFGVTKEQAAEAIRRFTPLVHRIEPVAEIDGVLYVDDSKATTLDAVIAAVKSFDRPVRLLMGGVWKGGDVAAFAQAVKDSVVHVGLFGGSRNVLEGPLGEVFTVTWDETLELAVKRQAGLAGNSDVVLLSPATSSFDQYENYGQRGDDFKRVVGMLG, from the coding sequence GTGAATAGTAACGTCAGAAATTTCATCGATAAACGGACCCTTACCGATAAGCAGTCGGTGGTGGTGGGGACAGGCAAGTCCGGTCTTGCCGCTGCCCGCCTGCTCGACGTGCTCGGAGCCAGGGTGCGCGTGGTCGATCGAAGTGAAGACGTGACCGAAAACGTGCTTGGCCCCCTCAAGGGCAAGGTCGAGCTCGTCACCGGCCCGCATCAGAAAGAGCATTTCGCTGATGCTGATATCATTGTTTTTTCTCCCGGCGTGCCGGTCAAGAAACTCGCTCCGGTGCTTGAGGGCATCCCGGCGCAGAAGATGGTGTCCGAGCTTGAGTTTGCATCCTGGTTCATCGAGGCACCCATCCTCGCAATCACCGGCACCAACGGCAAGACCACGACCACCACGCTCGTCAGCGAGATTTTCGAGCATGCCGGTATACGGGCCTTCACGGGCGGCAATATCGGCACTCCCCTGTGCGAGTACGTGCTTGACGTGGAACCCGCCGAAGTCATCGTGCTCGAGGTGTCGAGTTTTCAGTTGCAGAACTGCCATTCCTTCAAGCCGCATGTGGGCCTGTTCCTGAATTTTGCGGCCAACCACCTCGACTATCATGAAGACATGCGCGAATACCTCGACGCAAAGCTGAAATTGTTCAGCCGCATGACGGGCGAGGATACCGCGCTGCTGCATGAGTCCCTGCGTCCTGTTATTGAAGAGAATTTCGGTGAACGTGGTTTCACCAACGCGCATGTCGAGTGGTTTGACGCCACCGACCGTTTCGAGGCTCCGAACCTGCCCGGTGAGCACAACCGTTCCAACGTGGAGGCCGCATGGCAGGCCGTGTCCCGTTTCGGTGTCACCAAGGAGCAGGCCGCAGAAGCCATCCGCCGGTTCACTCCGCTTGTCCATCGTATCGAGCCAGTGGCCGAGATCGACGGCGTGCTGTATGTGGACGACTCCAAGGCAACGACCCTTGATGCGGTGATTGCGGCTGTGAAGAGTTTCGATCGTCCGGTTCGTCTGCTCATGGGCGGTGTGTGGAAGGGCGGCGATGTGGCCGCTTTCGCACAGGCAGTCAAGGACTCAGTGGTTCATGTCGGGCTTTTCGGTGGAAGCCGTAATGTGCTGGAAGGCCCGCTCGGTGAAGTCTTCACCGTAACATGGGACGAAACCCTGGAGCTTGCCGTCAAGCGGCAGGCCGGGTTGGCCGGGAACAGTGATGTGGTGCTGCTGTCTCCGGCCACGTCCAGTTTCGATCAGTACGAGAATTACGGACAGCGCGGTGATGATTTCAAACGCGTAGTGGGGATGCTTGGATGA
- the ftsW gene encoding putative lipid II flippase FtsW has product MTNKLNRRKSSAAAGRIDPWLLTATLLLGGFGLVMVLSSSGIMAERVFSDKYFFFKRQLIFTGVGLAGMLACMQIPRRLLYGLTYIWVAIAVVLLGLCITPLGVNVNGASRWINLGPVNLQPLEYAKVALVLYLAYFFAKKQEMVKSFSVGVLPPFIVTGFLCGLLLLQPDFGGAVVLSMLLFFMCAVGGTRFIYLLGSGIVGAGAGWMLISSSPYRLKRWTAFLDPFASAQNEGYQLVQSLYAFGSGRIFGTGIGAGKQKLFFLPEAHNDFIMAVVGEELGFVGMSLFFIAIGFFLYRAFRVALNQEDLQDRFTGFGITCIIALGMILNLAVVLGTVPPKGVAMPFISYGGSSLTVSFICAGILLNLSRSAKE; this is encoded by the coding sequence ATGACCAATAAGCTGAACCGCAGAAAATCTTCGGCGGCAGCGGGTCGCATTGATCCCTGGCTGTTGACTGCAACGCTTCTGCTTGGCGGGTTCGGACTTGTCATGGTGTTGTCGTCCAGCGGTATCATGGCCGAGCGCGTGTTCAGCGACAAATATTTCTTTTTCAAGCGTCAGCTTATATTTACAGGTGTCGGTTTGGCCGGGATGCTTGCCTGCATGCAGATCCCCCGCAGGCTGCTTTACGGCCTGACCTACATCTGGGTCGCCATAGCGGTGGTGTTGCTTGGTTTGTGCATCACCCCGCTTGGCGTCAATGTTAACGGCGCGAGCCGCTGGATCAACCTCGGCCCGGTCAACCTTCAGCCGCTCGAATACGCCAAGGTCGCGCTTGTTCTGTATCTGGCCTACTTCTTCGCGAAAAAGCAGGAGATGGTGAAGAGCTTCTCCGTGGGCGTGCTGCCGCCGTTTATCGTTACCGGATTCCTGTGCGGCCTGCTTCTGCTGCAGCCGGACTTCGGCGGTGCGGTGGTGCTTTCCATGCTGCTGTTCTTCATGTGCGCGGTGGGCGGCACCCGTTTCATCTACCTGCTCGGTTCCGGCATCGTCGGAGCGGGCGCGGGCTGGATGCTCATTTCCTCTTCGCCGTACCGTCTGAAACGGTGGACCGCGTTTCTCGATCCGTTCGCTTCGGCACAGAACGAGGGATACCAGCTGGTGCAGTCCCTTTACGCCTTTGGCTCGGGCCGTATTTTCGGTACGGGCATTGGTGCGGGCAAACAGAAGCTTTTCTTCCTGCCTGAGGCACACAATGATTTCATCATGGCCGTTGTGGGCGAGGAACTCGGCTTTGTGGGCATGTCCCTGTTCTTCATCGCCATCGGCTTTTTCCTGTATCGCGCCTTCCGTGTGGCTTTGAATCAGGAGGATTTGCAGGACCGTTTCACCGGCTTCGGCATTACCTGCATCATTGCTCTCGGCATGATCCTGAATCTCGCCGTGGTGCTCGGCACCGTGCCGCCCAAGGGTGTGGCCATGCCGTTCATCAGCTACGGCGGTTCCAGCCTGACCGTGTCCTTCATCTGTGCAGGCATCCTGCTCAACCTGTCCAGGAGCGCCAAGGAATGA
- the murG gene encoding undecaprenyldiphospho-muramoylpentapeptide beta-N-acetylglucosaminyltransferase, translating to MSMKRIILTTGGTGGHIFPALAVADELRRRNPGIDLLFMGGAGPEGDLARKHGIAFQELPAKGIMGKGLSGMLSGLGWLGAGIPKAMGAVKRFGPDAVIGFGGYAGFCPVLAAALLGIPTAVHEQNSVPGVTNKVLGKIVRKIFLSFPDTLGVFPAAKTILTGNPVRASIIKAAKKRKGRTIGKRVLILGGSQGARPINDAVIAGLPKFAEAGVTLVHQAGKADYQRVRASYETAKAAPEQVRSFIEDMDTEYANADLAICRAGATTVFEIAAAGVPAVFVPFPQATHDHQTMNAKAMSDIGAALLIAQRDLSGDRLADAAIDLLGNPGQLEDMEKAARGFAKKHAAADIAAGLEALAA from the coding sequence ATGAGTATGAAAAGAATCATCCTCACCACCGGCGGCACTGGCGGCCATATTTTCCCGGCACTGGCCGTGGCCGACGAACTGCGTCGCCGCAACCCCGGCATCGACCTGCTGTTCATGGGCGGGGCCGGTCCCGAGGGCGATCTGGCGCGTAAACACGGCATTGCTTTTCAGGAGCTTCCGGCCAAGGGCATCATGGGCAAGGGGCTTTCCGGCATGCTGAGTGGTCTCGGCTGGCTCGGTGCAGGCATTCCCAAAGCCATGGGCGCAGTAAAGCGTTTCGGTCCCGACGCGGTCATCGGCTTCGGCGGATATGCCGGGTTCTGTCCGGTGCTTGCGGCTGCCCTGCTCGGCATTCCCACTGCGGTGCATGAGCAGAACTCCGTACCGGGCGTGACCAACAAGGTGTTGGGCAAGATCGTCAGAAAAATTTTCCTGAGCTTCCCGGATACGCTGGGCGTATTCCCGGCGGCAAAGACCATTCTCACCGGTAATCCCGTGCGTGCCTCAATCATCAAGGCGGCGAAGAAGCGCAAGGGGCGCACCATTGGAAAGCGCGTGCTGATTCTCGGCGGCAGTCAGGGAGCGCGCCCCATCAACGATGCGGTTATCGCAGGGTTGCCGAAGTTTGCGGAAGCGGGCGTCACGCTCGTGCATCAGGCAGGCAAGGCCGATTACCAGCGCGTGCGCGCTTCGTATGAAACCGCCAAAGCCGCCCCGGAACAGGTGAGAAGTTTTATCGAGGATATGGATACCGAATACGCGAACGCCGACCTGGCTATCTGTCGGGCTGGCGCGACCACGGTTTTTGAAATAGCGGCGGCAGGGGTTCCGGCGGTTTTCGTGCCGTTCCCCCAGGCCACCCATGACCATCAGACAATGAATGCCAAGGCCATGTCGGACATCGGCGCGGCGCTGCTGATCGCCCAGAGAGACCTCTCGGGTGACAGGCTTGCGGATGCGGCCATCGACCTGCTCGGAAACCCCGGACAGTTGGAAGATATGGAAAAGGCGGCACGCGGGTTCGCAAAGAAACACGCGGCCGCGGATATAGCGGCAGGGCTGGAAGCCCTCGCGGCATAA